The following DNA comes from Deltaproteobacteria bacterium.
GCGTCGCCCTCGGCGGCGGGCTCGAGCTGGCGCTCGCCGGCGACCTGATCGTCGCCTCGGAGCGGGCGCGGCTCGGGCAGCCCGAGATCAATCTCGGCCTCATCCCGGGGTTCGGGGGCACGCAGCGCCTCGCACTGCGCGTCGGCCTCGCACGCGCCCGCGAGCTCGTCTACCTGGGCCACATGATCTCGGCCGAGGAGGGCCATCGCATCGGGCTCGTGAACCGCGTCGTGCCGCCGGACCGCCTGCGGGCGGAGGCAGCGGAGCTCGCCGCCGCTCTCGCCGCCAAGGCTCCGGTCGCGCTCCGCCAGGCGAAACGCGCGACGGCCTTCGCCGCCGCCGGTGCCGTCGAGGCGGGGTGCCGCTACGAGATCGAGGCGTTCGGCGTCACCTTCGCCACCGAGGACCGCGTCGAGGGGCTGCGCGCCTTCCGGGAGAAGCGGACACCCGTCTGGAAGGGGCGCTAGGCGTGCGCGTCGACTTGACCGAAACGCAGCGCCAGCTGCGCGACGCCGTGCGCGACTTCGCCGAGCGGCGCGTCCGCCCGGTCGCCGCCGACCTCGACCGGACCGGGCGCTTCCCGCGCGACATCGTCGCCGAGCTCGGCCGGCTCGGGGTGCTCGGCTGCTGCATCCCGGAGGTCTGGGGCGGAGCGGGCCTCGACGCCGTCGCCTACGTGCTGGCGCTCGAGGAGCTCGCGCGCGTCTCGGCGGCGACGGCGGCCATCGTCGCCACGCACGCGTCGCTCGCCGCCTGGCCGCTGCTCGCCTTCGGGAGCGACGAGCAGCGCGCCCGCTACCTGCCGGCGCTCGCGGGCGGGGAGCGGCTCGGCGGCTGGGGATTCGCCGAGCGCGCCCACCCGGAGGAGATGCCGTCCATCGTCGCGACACCGGATGCGGAGCAGTACGTGCTCGACGGTCGCTGCGCATCGGTCCTGAACGCCCCCGAGGCGCGCCTGGCGATCGTCTTCGCCGCCCTCGAGGCGAAGCCGGACACCGACTTCCTCGCCGCCTTCCTCGTCGAGACGGACCAGCCGGGCTGGCGGGTGGTGCGGCTCGAGGAGCGGATCGGACTCCACGGCGCGCCCGGCGCCGAGGTCGTGCTCACGCACGTCCGGGTGGCGCGGGCGAATCGGCTGGGCGGCGACACCGCGGGGGGCGCCATCGCGCGCCAGACGCTCGAGGCGGCCGGGCCGGGCGTCGCCGCCCAGAGCGTGGGGGTCGCGGGCGCGGCGCTCGCGGATGCGCTGGCGTACGCCCGCGAGCGTCGTGCCTTCGGCCACGCCCTGGTTGAGTTCCAGGCGACGCAGTGGCGGCTCGCCGATATGGCCACGGCGGTGGAAGCGGCGCGTCTCTTGACGCTGGAGGCCGCTTTCCTGCAGGACCTGCGGCTGCCACACTCGAGCGAGGTGGCGATGGCACGCCTGTTCGCGGCCGAGACCGCGATGAGTCTCGCGACGCAGGCCGTGCAGGTCCACGGGGGATACGGCTACACCCGGGAGTTCGCCGTCGAGCGGTACTTCCGGGATGCGGCGGCGCTCGGGGTCCCGGCGGAGTTGGTGGAGCGCGAGAAACACGCGATCGCGGAACGGCTGCTGCGAGGAGCGGCGTCATGAGCTGGCCGGTGTGCTGGTCGGGACCGGCGCCCGAGGCGCATCTCGTCAAGGGGTTCCTCGAGCTGCGGGGCGTGCCGTGCCTGCTGCGCAGCGGGGGCCCGTCCATCTACCCGGTCCCCGCCTTCGGGCTCCGCGTCCTCGTGCCCGAGGACTGGCTCCCGATCGCCCGCAAGTTCCTCGAGGGGCGGCGGCGCCGCCCGGCCCGAGTCCTGCCGCTTGCACCCCGGAGACGACCCGCATGACCAAGGCCGAGTGGCTTGCCCGCTATCGCAACGACCAGGAGCGGTCCGTCCGTTTCTCGACCGTGTCCGACATGGAGCTCGAGCCGCTCTACACGGCCGAGGACGCGCCGCTCGACCCCGAGCGGATCGGCGTGCCGGGCGAGTTCCCGTATACCCGCGGCGTCTACCCGAGCATGTACCGCGGGCGGCTCTGGACGATGCGCCAGTTCGCCGGCTTCGGGACCGCGGAGGACACGAACGAGCGCTTCCGCTTCCTGCTGGCGCAGGGGCAGACGGGGCTCTCCACCGCCTTCGACATGCCGACGCTCATGGGCTACGACGCCGACCATCCCCGCGCCCGCGGCGAGGTCGGGCGCGAA
Coding sequences within:
- a CDS encoding crotonase; the protein is MADEGFANLVVARTDAVVTVTLNRPAALNALDTATLRELARAVRDIRRAGDVRAVVLTGAGDKAFSAGADIAAMAAMSAAEGHAYSRLGHDVFARLEELDVPVVAALNGVALGGGLELALAGDLIVASERARLGQPEINLGLIPGFGGTQRLALRVGLARARELVYLGHMISAEEGHRIGLVNRVVPPDRLRAEAAELAAALAAKAPVALRQAKRATAFAAAGAVEAGCRYEIEAFGVTFATEDRVEGLRAFREKRTPVWKGR
- a CDS encoding acyl-CoA dehydrogenase; the protein is MPLRDRGVRRHLRHRGPRRGAARLPGEADTRLEGALGVRVDLTETQRQLRDAVRDFAERRVRPVAADLDRTGRFPRDIVAELGRLGVLGCCIPEVWGGAGLDAVAYVLALEELARVSAATAAIVATHASLAAWPLLAFGSDEQRARYLPALAGGERLGGWGFAERAHPEEMPSIVATPDAEQYVLDGRCASVLNAPEARLAIVFAALEAKPDTDFLAAFLVETDQPGWRVVRLEERIGLHGAPGAEVVLTHVRVARANRLGGDTAGGAIARQTLEAAGPGVAAQSVGVAGAALADALAYARERRAFGHALVEFQATQWRLADMATAVEAARLLTLEAAFLQDLRLPHSSEVAMARLFAAETAMSLATQAVQVHGGYGYTREFAVERYFRDAAALGVPAELVEREKHAIAERLLRGAAS
- a CDS encoding DUF2007 domain-containing protein is translated as MSWPVCWSGPAPEAHLVKGFLELRGVPCLLRSGGPSIYPVPAFGLRVLVPEDWLPIARKFLEGRRRRPARVLPLAPRRRPA